The Xylophilus rhododendri region CTACCTGATCCCGGCCACGGCGATCATCATGCAGGATCGCCTGAAGCTCTCCACCGCGACCATCGCCTTCGACGTGAACCTGGGCTGCTCGGGCTATCCCTTCGGCATCCAGATCCTGGGCGGGCTGATCGCCTCGGGCGTGGTCAAGAAAGGCCTGGTGCTGGTGGGCGACCGCTGCGCCACCCTGAACGACCCGCTGTTCTCGGATGCCGGCACGGCCACCGCGCTGGAGTTCGACGAGAACGCGCCGCCGATGTACTTCGACATGAACAGCGACGGCAGCGGCCACCGCGCCATCATGCTGCCGGTGGGCGGCCACCGCGAGCCTTTCGGCTTCCAGCACACCATTCCCAAGCGCGACGAGGATGGCACCCTGCATTGGCCGGCCGAACTCATGCTCGACGGCCCGGCCGTGCTGAGCTTCTCCACCCAGCAGGTGCCGCCCTCGGTGCGCCGCGTGATGGAGTACGCCGGCATGACGACGGACGACATCGACTACTTCGTCTTCCACCAAGCCAACCGGATGATCAACGAGACCATCCGCAAGAAGCTGGGCCTGGCGGTGGAGAAGGTGCCCACCACCCTGCACGACTTCGGCAACACCAGCGGCGCCTCGCTGCCGGTGACCATGACGGCGCGTATCCACGAACAGCTGGCCCAGGGCCGCAAGCGCCTGGCGCTGGCGGGCTTCGGCATCGGCCTGTCCTGGGGCACCTGCATCCTGGATGTGGAAGGCGCGGTGTTCCCGCCCCTGCTGATCTCGTGATGGACCTGCCGACCGACGCCTTCGGCCTGCATGGCAAACGCATCCTGGTGACCGGTGCCTCCTCGGGCATCGGCGCCGCCGTGGCCCGGCTGTGCGCCGAGCTGGGCGCGGAACTCGTGATCAACGGCCGCGACGCCGACCGGCTGGAGGCCACCCGCGCCAGCCTGGCCGGCGCAGGCCATCTGGCAGTCGCCGGCGACATGACCGACAGCGCCACCCACGACGCCCTCCTGCAGGCCGCCCCCTTCTACGACGGCCTGGCCTCCTGCGCCGGCGCCGCGGCCCTGGTGCCCATGCGCATGGCCAGCGAAAAATACCTGCAGCAGATGCTGGCGATCAATTACCTGGCGCCCATCGGCCTGGCCCAGCGCCTGCTGCAGAAGAAGAAGCTGCGCGACGGCGCCTCGCTGGTCTTCGTGAGTGCACTCTCGGCTCGCGCCGCGCCGCAGGCCGCCGGTGCCTACGCGGCATCGAAGGCCGCGCTGGAAGCCGCCTCCCGCACCATCGGCCTGGAGCATGCCCGCCAGCGCATCCGCGCCAACTGCATCGCCCCGGGATATGTCGACACACCCCTGCTGCAAAAGCTCGGCAGCGCCGCCGACATGAGCGAGAAGATCGGCCTGACGCCGCTGGGCACCGTCACGCCCGAGGACGTGGCGCCGGCCGCGGCCTGGCTGCTGTCTTCGGCCAGCCGCTGGATCACCCGCACCACCCTCACACTCGATGGCGGCATCTCGCTGCCGATCCGCCAATGACCGTAGATCTCGCAACCAGCCTCGCAGCGGCCCAAAAGATCTTCGGCCTGGCGGGCAAGACCATCCTCGTCACCGGTGCCTCCAAAGGCATCGGCCAGGAAGTCGCACGCCAGTGCGCCGCCGCCGGTGCGCAGCTGATCGTCGCCGGCCGCGATGCCGACCGCCTGGCCGAAACCCTGAAGTCCCTGCCCGGCGAAGGCCACCGCGCCCTGGCCGCCGAACTGACCGACGCCGACGCCCGCAAGCAATTCGCCGCCGACTGCGGCCCGCTAGACGGCGTGGTGCACAGCGCCGGCATCCGCGGCCTGGCGCCGATGCGCATGGTGAGCGACGCCTTCCTGGCCGAGGTGATGGCGACCAATTACCTGGCGCCGATGATGCTCACCCGCCATCTGCTGGCCAAGAACCAGATCCGGCAGAACGGCTCGCTGATCTTCCTGTCCTCCATCGCCGCCCTGACCGGAACCGTGGGCGTGGGCCCCTATTCCGGCTCCAAGGCCGCCCTGGTCGGCACCATGCGCCCGCTGGCGCTGGAACTGGCCAAGCGCGGCATCCGCGCCAACGCCCTGTGCCCCGGCCTGGTGGAAACCACGCTCATCACCGAGGACAAGGACTGGTTCGAGGAAAGCCGCAAGCGTTATCCCCTGGGCATCGGCCTGCCGGCGGACGTGGCCCAGGCCTGCCTGTATTTCCTGAGCGATGCCAGCCGCAAGGTGACCGGCGCCGTCTTCAGCATGGACGGCGGCGTGGAGTTCGTATGAGCCAGCCACCGGTCGCCGCCGTACCCAACCGCATCCTGGTGGTCAGCGCCGGCGGCTTCGGCCGGGCGGTGGCCAGCCTGGCGCGCTCCGACATCGCCTTCGGCACCGCATGGGATGTGAAGGGTTTCCTCGACAACCGCGCCGGCCTGCACAACCCCAGCGACCTGCCCATCGTCGGCGACCCGCTGACTTACAAGATCCAGACCGGCGACATCTTCGTCTGCGCCCTCGGCGACCCGGCCGCCAAACGCAAGTACACCGAGGCCCTGCGTGCGCAGGACGCCAACTTCATCGTCCTGCGGCCCGACCTCACCACCGGCGAGCGGGTCGAGTTGGCCCTGGGCGGCATCTTCGAACGCAAGGTCTCGCTGGGTCCGGACGTGAAGGTCGGCTTCATGGTGACCATCCTGTCGACCACCATCGTCGGCTATGACGTCACCATCGGCGACTACTGCCAGATCGGCAGCTTCGTCTTCATCGGCGGCGGCGCGCGCATCGGCCACGACGTGGTGATCCATCCCCACGCCACCATCCTGCCCGGCGTTACCGTGGGCGACGGCGCGGTCGTCGGTGCCGGCGCGGTGGTGATCCGCAACGTGGCGCCCGACACCACCGTCATGGGCAATCCCGCCAAGCCTTTTTCCTTCCGCTAGCCGATGCTGTCGAGACTGTCGCCGTCGCACTACCTGGACGCGGACGTCTTCGCACGCGAACAGACCCATGTCTTTCGCAAGCTCTGGCTGTTCGCGGCCTTTCGCACCGCACTGAGCGAGCCCAACGCCTTCGCCACCCGCGAACTCGGCGGCCTGCCGGTGCTGCTCCAGAACTGCGAGGGCGAGATCCGCGCCTTCGAGAACCTCTGCCCGCACCGCCAGATGCCGCTGCAGAAGGAGGCCTTCGGCCAGGCCCGCATGGTCTGCCCGTACCACGGCTGGGTGTTCGATCCCGAGGGCCAGGTCAAGACGATTCCGCACGAGCAGCGCCTCTACGCCTATCCGCCCGAAGAGCGTGCGGGGCTCTGCCTGAAGCGCTATGCGGTGCGGGTGGTGGGCGAGCTGGTCTTCGTCAACCTCGACAAGAACCCCCTGCCCTTCGACGAGCAGTTCACGCCCGAGCTGCAGCAGGCGCTGGCCGACATCACCAGCCACTTCGGCGCTCAGGCGATCCACGCCGACCTGCCGGCCCGCTACAACTGGAAGCTGAACTACGAGAACGTGCTGGACTACAACCACGTCCCGTACATCCACCCCAAGACCTTCCAGCCGCTGCTGCGCGAGGGCATATCCGATGCACGCCAAGGCCAGCCCGCCGCCGAGGCAGCGCCCGCGCAGGACGGCGCGGAACTGCCGCCCCCGCCCACCGCCGGCCTGGCCGCGCAGAGCTTCTGGACCCGCTCGCCGATCCGCATCGAGGCCTGGCCCTGGCACGGGCTGGTCGAGCGCTACGGCGAAGGCGACCTGTACTACAACTTCTTCCTCTATCCCAACGTCAACTTCATCTCGCTGGGCGGGCTGACCTTTCTGCTGCAGCAGTTCCATCCGGTCGCGCCGGACCGCACCGAGGTGCGTTTCACCCTCTGCGCGGCCCGGGAGAAACGCCGGCTGGCCGGGTTGCCCGCCATCCTCTGGGGCCATCTGAAGAGCGAGGTCGCGGTGCTGCACGAGGACCTGGGCCATCTCGAAGCCCTGCAGGCCGCCCTGCACCGCGACGCGCCGCGCGCGAACCACGGCATCTACGAAGACCGGCTGACCGCCGTGGCCGACACCTACCTCGGCTTGATGGGCGAGGAGCGGTCATGAATCTCTGCCTGATCGGCGTCGGCAGCGTGTTCGACACCATTGCCGGCGATGCCATAGGCCACGGCCTGCCCGAAGGCTGGAGCCTGCGCCGCGCCGAGAGCGTGGCCGTCCTGTCGTCCTCGGTGGAAACCTTGCTCGAAGGCCTGCTGCCCACGGAGACCCAGCTCTTCGTCGCGGTGGACCAGAACGCCCTCAACCACGCCCGGCTGGAACTCTACGGCGCGGCCCGCCTGCGCGGCCTGCGGCTGGCCACGCTGGTGCATGCCCGGGCCATCGTGGCGCCGGACGCCAAACTGGCCGACAACGTCTGGATAGGCGCGGGTGCGCTCATCGGCAGCGCCGCGCGGATCGACAGCAATGTGATGGTGAACCCCGCCGCCCGCATCGACGGC contains the following coding sequences:
- a CDS encoding LbetaH domain-containing protein, whose protein sequence is MNLCLIGVGSVFDTIAGDAIGHGLPEGWSLRRAESVAVLSSSVETLLEGLLPTETQLFVAVDQNALNHARLELYGAARLRGLRLATLVHARAIVAPDAKLADNVWIGAGALIGSAARIDSNVMVNPAARIDGGARIGMHGWIGPGAVVGAGVEIGQHGVIGADVRLRAGLRLGKHCVVDTGAAQTEDLAAGSFLAPHFPSPARIVGAGYSHQKQR
- a CDS encoding SDR family NAD(P)-dependent oxidoreductase produces the protein MTVDLATSLAAAQKIFGLAGKTILVTGASKGIGQEVARQCAAAGAQLIVAGRDADRLAETLKSLPGEGHRALAAELTDADARKQFAADCGPLDGVVHSAGIRGLAPMRMVSDAFLAEVMATNYLAPMMLTRHLLAKNQIRQNGSLIFLSSIAALTGTVGVGPYSGSKAALVGTMRPLALELAKRGIRANALCPGLVETTLITEDKDWFEESRKRYPLGIGLPADVAQACLYFLSDASRKVTGAVFSMDGGVEFV
- a CDS encoding aromatic ring-hydroxylating oxygenase subunit alpha, translated to MLSRLSPSHYLDADVFAREQTHVFRKLWLFAAFRTALSEPNAFATRELGGLPVLLQNCEGEIRAFENLCPHRQMPLQKEAFGQARMVCPYHGWVFDPEGQVKTIPHEQRLYAYPPEERAGLCLKRYAVRVVGELVFVNLDKNPLPFDEQFTPELQQALADITSHFGAQAIHADLPARYNWKLNYENVLDYNHVPYIHPKTFQPLLREGISDARQGQPAAEAAPAQDGAELPPPPTAGLAAQSFWTRSPIRIEAWPWHGLVERYGEGDLYYNFFLYPNVNFISLGGLTFLLQQFHPVAPDRTEVRFTLCAAREKRRLAGLPAILWGHLKSEVAVLHEDLGHLEALQAALHRDAPRANHGIYEDRLTAVADTYLGLMGEERS
- a CDS encoding SDR family NAD(P)-dependent oxidoreductase, with product MDLPTDAFGLHGKRILVTGASSGIGAAVARLCAELGAELVINGRDADRLEATRASLAGAGHLAVAGDMTDSATHDALLQAAPFYDGLASCAGAAALVPMRMASEKYLQQMLAINYLAPIGLAQRLLQKKKLRDGASLVFVSALSARAAPQAAGAYAASKAALEAASRTIGLEHARQRIRANCIAPGYVDTPLLQKLGSAADMSEKIGLTPLGTVTPEDVAPAAAWLLSSASRWITRTTLTLDGGISLPIRQ
- a CDS encoding PglD-related sugar-binding protein, with protein sequence MSQPPVAAVPNRILVVSAGGFGRAVASLARSDIAFGTAWDVKGFLDNRAGLHNPSDLPIVGDPLTYKIQTGDIFVCALGDPAAKRKYTEALRAQDANFIVLRPDLTTGERVELALGGIFERKVSLGPDVKVGFMVTILSTTIVGYDVTIGDYCQIGSFVFIGGGARIGHDVVIHPHATILPGVTVGDGAVVGAGAVVIRNVAPDTTVMGNPAKPFSFR
- a CDS encoding ketoacyl-ACP synthase III, with the protein product MGLSTLKNVRFAGMATSVPKRILHNIDDAPPKIRSERERLVRNIGIHQRRICQEWQTFSDLAFDATEKLLATLDWKREEIDALIIVTQSPDYLIPATAIIMQDRLKLSTATIAFDVNLGCSGYPFGIQILGGLIASGVVKKGLVLVGDRCATLNDPLFSDAGTATALEFDENAPPMYFDMNSDGSGHRAIMLPVGGHREPFGFQHTIPKRDEDGTLHWPAELMLDGPAVLSFSTQQVPPSVRRVMEYAGMTTDDIDYFVFHQANRMINETIRKKLGLAVEKVPTTLHDFGNTSGASLPVTMTARIHEQLAQGRKRLALAGFGIGLSWGTCILDVEGAVFPPLLIS